A genome region from Solirubrobacter pauli includes the following:
- a CDS encoding NUDIX hydrolase has product MQPDEAEVKAAGGVVRREDGAIAVVHRPRYDDWSLPKGKLDPGETWEECALREVWEETGLRCTLGDELSPVFYDDRKGRSKAVRYWLMDVESGEFEPNDEVDELRWLDPVQASHVLTYDHDIELAEEIAQS; this is encoded by the coding sequence ATGCAGCCGGATGAGGCAGAGGTCAAGGCCGCGGGCGGGGTCGTCCGCCGCGAGGATGGCGCGATCGCGGTCGTCCACCGTCCCCGCTACGACGACTGGTCGCTGCCCAAGGGCAAGCTCGACCCGGGCGAGACGTGGGAGGAGTGCGCGCTGCGCGAGGTGTGGGAGGAGACCGGGCTGCGCTGCACGCTCGGCGACGAGCTCTCCCCCGTCTTCTACGACGACCGCAAGGGCCGCTCGAAGGCGGTCCGCTACTGGCTCATGGACGTCGAGAGCGGCGAGTTCGAGCCCAACGACGAGGTCGACGAGCTGCGCTGGCTGGACCCCGTCCAGGCGTCCCACGTGCTCACCTACGACCACGACATCGAGCTCGCCGAGGAGATCGCCCAGTCATGA